The following is a genomic window from Mya arenaria isolate MELC-2E11 chromosome 4, ASM2691426v1.
GCTAAGTACAACTAGGTTAATGAATAATGTATAAATTTCATATTGAGAAAACACTGACTATTTTGTTACgggttttggaaaatatttgcggcaaactgaaaattaaaatatttacactgaGCAATCTATCTTATATCCTTTCATGAATTATTCGCGGTATTAAAAAGTTGTAACAAGTCTCAGCATGCTTATCACTTTCCACCCCAATACACCCTTTAGAAAATAATGCTATTTATCTGTAAGATTGTGCAAGGGTTGCACATAAAATCTACTCAAATTTCATTGCCAAAATTGAGTCATCTTTAGACAGTTCATGTTTCAGGTTGGAACGGGGACTTGCATGTCAACTCACGTAACCATGTACTGAAATAGACGTTGTGCAAGTGGCCAATTCGAATTCGTTTTAATATCCACGTGATATCGTTACTACTCAACTATTTGTGTTCGCAACGCCGAACCAATGGTCTTGATGGAATAATGCGTCATGTCAACGTTTTGTGTATAAAAGACAGCGCGTCTTGTGCTCTGGGCGTCAATTCTTCATTGAATTTCTAGTTTCAGACTGTTGAAGGACAAAACAGGACAGCAAAATGGTAGGATCATTTTACGTTTTAATTGTcttcatttcaaattattttattattcagaGAGATTAAATTATATCTGTttggtgttaaaattttcttataATGCACAACGTACGTTTAATTGGCAAGATTTTGATATTATCAATTTTCGGTTGCCTgaaaatttgtaaatgttttttatcaataaatgtttaataagatggcaaaaaagtgaaaatataatttgtatttcaaaatgtttaggACTCTAACTTATATTACAGATTAGTGCATCTGATCTGAATTTAGATTATGCACAACAACATCATCTACTACATGGGATTTGGCAAGACGAATATACTTAGTACAATTTAGAAACGGAATTTACTTTTCAATAtgctaaaaatgtaaaaattgttaaaattattgatAGGAATATTATATAGTGTTACGCTTGCCAAAAACGTAAAGTAGACTAAGtctcaaataaagaaaatattttcgatCAAATGAAAGTTCACGTTTTCGCTCAAATGAATGTGTTTCATGCCAATTCGTCGGTATATTTATGCAAACGTTTCGGgtttaaaaagttgtttttatttctttacatattttggTCAACTTTATTCGCACTCACAAAAACggtttttgtgcattttcaatatattttttttcttgaatgtatccattatttatttattttattcattggaACTTGTTTTACTTAGATTTCGTTTCgcataaattgttttaaagattttgatGTCAAGCCATATATCAAACCTAAACGAAATCAAATGCAATCGAACTATGAATAATTTTTGCCATGTTAAACagtaaatgttaaaactttGTGTGCTTTCATACTTTTGTCGATACGTTTATAATGTTTAGAGTCGCAAAACTAAACGTATTTTGCTAACATCATACAGCATCAGGCCCATTGAAAACGGACAGTCTGAACTCTAGATTCGGACAAAACGTTTTATCAATTGGCAACAAATCAACTTGTTTATTCCTCTTACAAAATatttgtggaaaaaaacacttttgtttaGTAAGGTAATTAAGCAAATTTCACTAAATATATACCAAGctttaattaaaaagaatatgCGACtctaattttaaagaaaactgttcagaattttgttagGTTTACAAATAATCAACTGCAtcgtttttaactttaaatactgTACTATACTTTGTTATGGGCATCTCGTAATTTGAAGTATTACAAATTTTGAGGCAATATATTAGCGCatgtttaagaatttcaatttCATGCCTTTTGAAGAATTCTCGGTTTACTGAACAAAAAGAAAGTCTGGTTTTGCAATGAGAAACAATCCAAAAAAtctattacattttaaaagccTTCGCACTTGACACAATTATGCGAGATTAGTTTAAAAACAGTAgaccagtttgcattaaattgcaaataaaccgcaatatatatctttttcaaaTAGGTGAAACACACAATTGTGCAATCTTATCAATTGTGCAATCTTATCAAACTTTCGTAAGATTAATAAGATTCAGATCaagaatttcaataaaaaaataaatgaaaagacgtttttttattgcttaaaacTTATTAGCTTCACAAATGATTTCTAATAAGGGTATAAAAGTGtttattataatgaatttacTATATTAAAAACGTTAAGATTATTACTACCAAACTTTGAAGAAACAGTTTATTATTATCGTTGTGTCCGCTTTATTCAAACTCTGAGAGATGCTTAATTTCATAAGTAATTctctaaaaaatatatgtaccgTCGTTTACTCCTCAATTCTAACGTACTTTTACGATTATTCTTTTTCTTTGCATTTGCTtacaattttatgtattttactaGGTTATCTATAAGCGCAGTCTATATTggttttcattcatttatgaatgataaatttctttttttcatattgaAATCTACTCCCCCTACAATTGTACGTCTTGCTGTTGTCATAACTATAATACCAAGGGTAGCAAAAATAAGTCATATTGGATAAGTGCATTTAACCAAGGAGATTAAGTCACATTAAAATTACGCGtctgtaaaaataacatttccaaaaataaatattcccaACTTTAACGCTACAAATTGTCTATACAACCAGTAGGCTTTTATAATTATAGATTTCAAATCACTGCAGCCTTTTCAACAAACTTCTAAGAATCTACCGAATAATATTTTGCGAagtataactttaaaatatatatgttaagtcCTTGAAAGACATGATATGATGTTACGTTCGCCAACGATATCAAATGTGCAGAGTCCCAATACAACTCGACAAAATATTTTCGTTCAGATAAATTTTTATGTTTTCGCCCACTGTTTCGAGTTTATGAAGTtgctttcttttcttttcttaactattgtttgagaaaaaaaaaactgaaagcTTTTCTGTAATATTTGTATCAGTTTTTATGTACGTTTCTGTAATAATAACAAGAGTGCTGTAGTACTGAAGCGAGTTTTGctttaaatctgtatttattatgaacattcaatatttcattaccATGCGCTGCAAATCTACACATCGTCTGAAATTCACTTTGGGTAAATATGTAATCTTACGTACGTTTATTTTACAGTTAATATAGAAACAAGCTATAACGTAGAAAATTAGACTTATATAAACTCTATAATGAAATGAATTGACCATTAGAACAGTCTACTGACACATTCTGCATGATTAAATCtctaaaaaaaactgttttattgtttatcattttttcttattatcagCAGATTGAGGTTAATAATTCAAACTTATGTAATACCGCATGCATACCTGTTTTTGCCTTATATTaaagaataataatttttacttgttaggaaatgtaaaaaaaattccAAAAGACCACAAATGTTAAAGTTTGTTGCAGGAGccatttcttgaataaaattaagaatgaGTTGAAGTTTTTGTGAAGAGCCTAATTCATACAAACAACGTGGCAATCATCTGCATTATGCCATTTAACACCAATGCATATTTCGAACAGTAAATTCCCTTAATTATGATGTTGATAAGCGTTTTTGTCTCCTCAAACTCTAGTGACCGTGCTCCTGTCTGTGTTCTAATTACGTTCGGCATGGGGGTTGAGACAATCGCATTTTTAAGTTGCGTTTTTCCTTTCATTCTGTACTTAAAGGATTTAAAGCTAAGAAAtggatttgttttacatttgtacAAGAATACAAGTATTTGTACAATAAGATAGCGAATAAAATACGTTAAATCTTACTAAGAAAATCTATAAAGCGTGTTAATACTTTCGTTTACGTACATATTATAAGTCAATACCGCACAAAACTCGCGCTCTAGATCGTGGACTATGAGTACAATGGCTGACTATACTGCTCAGATTTAAATCCGTCTACGCCTACGTCGATTAAAATTATGTGGTAAAAAGGATTCATcgtaataatttgaattaaaataattggtgAGAATGACAGCAATGTACGCAATCATACTGTGGTGTTTTTATAAACAGGCATTGAGAACTTCTATGAGAACCCATCAGCCTTAAACAAACATGGAGCAATCATCTAAAGACAACCAAAATGAACCTCATAAAAATCACGGGTAAAAACGCTCAGCGAAACAGAAGAGGTCCGTTGCTTCCAATAGTTATCAAGATAAGAACAAATTTAAGCTCGTACGCATCATCGGAGAAATATGAACTTGacaaacatatatatgcacTATAAATCACCCAAAACAGACAATCGTATACATTAACATTCAAATAGCCAACGACTAGATGCAGATAGCACTAGAAACAGTCAAGCGGTTAGCGAAATACAGAAGACTTTGGACTAAAAGCTTgctatataaatgatattaaggTTAGCGCTGTGGTTGGCGACCTGGGTTCAATTCCCGGCCTGGtggcatgtgagtttggttagtggtcaccaagccggacaagtgggtttctcAGGGAACTCAGGTTTCCCacacaacacaaaaccacactctcgtgcaacataattcatattaaaaacaaatagatGTTTTCTGAATGTATACATTTGCAACCCATTACAAGTCAACGGAGATCGGGGAAGCATTAAGATTGATAGCAGAGAATATACATTGCTCTTGTAAATAAAGCCGTTTTCCTATATACGGTCGTTAAATTATGTATGGGATTCCACAACTGTCGATGATTCTGTTTTTTTATCGATATGTAACAATTCATTGATTCATGCGCATTCAATCTTAGAATTTGCTAAAAAGCGAAATGTTTAAGGGCTTGAATTCCGATTTGATATTTGTGACGTTTTATGTCAtgcagttgtttgtttatttaatttcttttcccATTCAAACAATCACTATACAGCATATGCCATATTCTCAATAACCATATGTCCTTCTTATCGGCAAAGTGAAGCATTTTAgcaaattttaacaatatagaAGTATGACCAAATATGTCTTATTTGAACTTCTGATGATGGTTTACCTCTTTTAcaagaattttgtttaaatgtagaAACATAAAAATGATCCAAACGAAACTCTTTCAAAATCTAGTTCTGAGTCCGCAGGCTAGCGAAAATCTTGTATGGTTTATTACTTTACATACTATCCGTCTTTCCGGTGGTTAGTTAAACGGGGATCCAGTGTACTAGTGCTAATTATAGGCTTGCCCACGTAAAATGAGTAGCTGTAACCGGGCTACACATTGTCTGTAAACTGTGCCCAAAACCTAAGAATGTTAATGCTTTCCTTTTCACAAACCCCAATTCATAGTCCGGTCATGTCGCAAAATAACACCGTTAACAAAGTGTTTTGCCACACAATAAGTCACTTCACTGTGATCAGAAGTAAACAATTAAGGCAATCGTGGTCGACTTTATCAAGATCGATGCGATGAATCAAACGATGATAGCAATTAAGCGCAAATTTCGGtaattcaaaataagaaaatttcTTATAGTTTATTGAACGCTTTTTGAACGACACTGGGGTTATTCATATGATAAATTATCTTGGTCTTATGACCTTTAAAGTTTATGTAATGAAAGAcaatactttatatttatacaGACTTGACGTGTATAAGCATCGATAGTCTGTCATATCTTATTATATAATGGGTTGAGGACATAAAGGTATCATATCTAGGCGTTTTATTATCGAGCTTGGTAAAGTGTATAttgaagttatattaaaatgctttttaCAGGCAAGTTTCATCCATTATACGCACTGCTTTTATTTCAGAACGCGATTTTGAAAACGAGCTTTCTGTTTGCTGTTTTGGTGATTGTTGCAAACGTGCAACTAACCATAGCAGGTAATATTTTTTCCTATCAATTCgataaatcataaatcattgtCGTCATTCGGTCTTTTGATAGGAAATATAATTAACAACtatttgacattcaaaacaatTCAGACCTACCCCATCCTACTTCCTGCGGCCTGACCTTTCGTTTGAAGCTTTGACTATATGTAATTGCAAACTTTCACTTTCGTCCTCTGATGTCATCCTGCATCGAAATTGCAGCATTAAACATCCAATAATGCGTGGCCATTTTCTTTATAATGCAGTTGCCCTAGACGCCACGTGCACCTTCGACTGCGATTGCACTGTGGCAAATTCAAAATGTTCTACTACGTGTGTTTGTGCCGATGGTTACACCAAAGAAAGCACAGAGTGTAAAGCTAGTAAGTAACGCAGCTTTGTGCAAGATAACGCTGCATGTAATCATCATTTTTGTTCAATAGAAGAGCCTATCATTAGGTAATATGTTATCACTATGTATACATGCACGTGTAAGTGTAGAAACAAGTAGTTGTAAAAGTTGCTGAAGGGCTGGGATTCAAGtcgttgtaaataaaatatatacgtGTAACTGATATTGTCTTAAATCACTCTTTTTGGGCTTTCATAAATGTCCCTCTTAAATACGATGTAGACATACCATGATGAAGTAAGGTACAAAAAGATGTCCGCGTGCACGTGTCTGCTCATATGTTATTTAGACCTAGATTGTATATACTGGAGTCCTCAATCACATAAATATAATCGAATTGACCTTACATCAACTACTTGTACTGTAAATAGAACTCTTAATTTTCAACGATCATCATTAACAGAGAAGCTGATTCGACGACTTAATGTGTacgtgttataaaatataatcaaaccCTTTATTTCAGACTACGGTACGGCTTGCACAAGTGACCCGGACTGTATAACCAATGGGAAATGCGACCTCTTTAGTAATCCCCAAGTTTGTGCTATAAGTAAGCGCCCTGGTAGTATTagcatgaaatataaaatatctatatatatcTACAAAACTTATGTTTATGGACCATTGAAGAGAATcaacttgtatttatattaaaattgcaatgacaaAAAACATCTGATCATTTCCTatgatgtaaatattttacgtttttgCTCCATATAATAAGAGACTTATttgcagaaaaagaaaataggaaataattaaaaaaaatatttgtgtccATAAATAAATAGGTCATTTACGTCCGATATCAGTATcactgaaatgaaaaaagaagaaattctaTAACTGTTTGTTTAATGAAGCATTGGTCATTTATTGTTTCATCTTTGTAATCAGCAAGCTTTGAAATGCTACCAATATAACATGGGTTCACCACGTaccacattaaaacataatcgTCAAGGAAAAATCAGAAAAAGCGTTTATTTGTAGGCcgaataatttaattttagagGAGGGCGACACATGCAATGATGGCACTACTGACAATTCTGCCTACTGTGTCTCTAACGCCGCGTGTACAGGAACGGCCAACACATTATGTGCATGCAGCTCCGGCTACACTGTAGATGCAACTACGAAACTTTGTGAGGCGGGTAAGCTCATTAAATTCGGCTTATCCTATTCTTATTTCTATTACTGTCTATACTTTTAGTTTTCTTATAGCccattatacaaataaataaagtgtttaGTCAAATAGCTGTTGCAATAATGACTTAAATAATTGTagagttgaaataaaattttgttgCAATAGAACTTTTAAATTGTGACCTATATCAGTTAATTAAATATTACTTCAAATCTAGATGGATACATCAATTAAAGCATATACATATCACTTTAAAGCTTAGATTACTTCTAGCATCGTATCCTTGGCGACTCATTTTCAGACACTGGAACAACTTGCGTGAGCGCAACACACTGTTCCACTGGCGTATGTGATACTAAAATTTCCCCAGCGAAGTGCAAAATCGGTAACCTGTTTTACATTACATACGTTGTTTTTATACCGTGAATTGCAGATGCCATTCAATACACTATAACACATCACTTATATTTAGTTCTATTCTCAATAAGCATTTAGTAATTAGTTTTATTAGGCTCAATCCTAAATTATATGATTATGAATGATAGAGTTTCTCTTTTTAGATATGAAATGAACGGCACTTGCGATATATAAAACTATTCCAGGACATGGGGAAGATTGTAACGACGGCACTTTAGACAATTCTGCGAGCTGTGTCACCGGCGCTGCATGTCCTTCATACTCAACTACTGCTGTGCAGTGTGCATGTGAAGCTTCCTACACGGCAGCTTCAACTCTTTGTGGTTCAAGTGAGCAATTTAATCAGTATctcttacatgtattttaacattactATTAATTCATTATAAGGCACATATATTGGGTTTTCATTGGTGCACACATGCACGTTTTTAAACTAGTATACTCAGGATCTGATAcgattttaatttgtaaatatcCGATTTACCACATAAGTCATGCTAACTATGTAATCAAAGTCACTTGTAATATAGTAAAGTATTGTACTCATACTTTATGAAAGATTAAACTGTTACCTCCCTGAAGTTTATCTCTTTCATCACGCAATACCATTTGATGGATATATGAAGCCAGATAAAGCCAAAGAATATAAatctataatatattttaaagaacatatcCCATTTCAACATATCATCGGTTAATATATGAGCATAAAAGGCTAGTCTCAATAACCATGAttcaagtaaaacaaatgtcaCTGTtacaatcaaattatttatgtttacttttttgcCAGATATTGACGTCGCCTGTGCTGCGGACACTGACTGCATCGCAAACCATGTGTGTGATACATCGCTAGTGTGCAAGAAGGGTAATAAATTACTTATAAATTAACAAAGGACAAACTGCATATTTATAATagttgaaaataaagaaaaacatcatAATTAGCATATTAAACATCACTGCTTTACTTATTCATACATACTAACTATATTCCAGATCTCGGTCAGAATTGTGGTAGTAACGCTGAATGTGTATCACCTGCAACATGTGCTACGACTTGCAAAGTGGGTAAGCATATCACGCGTTATGATATCAACACGTATATGCAGAACATAATTTaggcaaatgtaaatattttaacactgaAATTATTATATCATGAGTttgatgttcatgttttatttttaaagaaaatgcatgatattACTGACGATGTTTAAGGTCTCGGGGAAACCTGTGCTGCTGATGCAGATTGTTCAGCCGGATTTTGCGATACCACTGTGACGCCAAACAAATGCTTGATCAGTatgtattacaatattattGGCAGTTCtactttgaaaaatacaaagacaaaacatgtttatagcaGTGTATATTTCCCATCGACAATCGATCCTTATTAAAGTATTGTACTCACCTTATTCAAATAGCATAACaggaacaaaataaaaagtaacattAACCTTATAGTAGAATAATGGTACAGCACCTATACTTCGACCCAACAAATCCACTTcacatatttgatatatatatgttggaaatttatttatgttaaggtTTCTACATTTGAAAGGCCAGTTGTTATTCAATTCCAATACACTTCTATGAACACATGCATGTTTCAACCATAGGTAATTTAAGTTCAACATACATTTACTGTATTAAAAAGGCAATGCCTTGTAAATTTAGAGGCCACCGAAGCTGGATGTACCACGGACGACCATTGTGTTGAAAACGCTCAGTGTACGTCTAGTTCCTGTGCATGCAAATCTGGCTACACTAAGGATCATGCATCTACAGCTACATACTGCAAAGGAAGTAAGTCTGATGGAGCTAATAACTGCATTGACTTTGGAGCATTGATATTGACGGccatattaatgttttaaatgtttcgtAAGCACGCGGTTATCCTGTCATGATGTACATATACCacattaaaagctttaaatgaACAAAGATTGATTAAAAAACTTCTTTCGAATCGAAGATTGGAGGACACATATAAGAAATAGTACCTGAAAAGTAACATAGCTTAATATTATTCGAAATGCTTAAACATAATAGTCTGTAAATATATTCTAGGGACACAGAATACTGCTATAATTCGTGTTTAGGGATAATGGTGTTGCCATTGCTTAAGGTGACCGTGTAACCATTGCCTAAGATGACAGCAAAATCATTGTTATAGGCGAAAATGTAGCCATTGATATAACGACAGTGTAGTCATTACTGTAAGTGACATTGTAGCTTTTTCTATGAGAGAAAGTTTAGTCATTGTCTAAGGAGAAAACGTAGTTATTGCTGTAGGTGACAGTTTAGCAATCGCCATAGGTGACAGTGAAGCCATTGCTATAATTGACAGTGTAGCCACTGGTATAAGGGACAGTGTAGCTATTGATATAAATGACactgtagccattgctataggtgacagtgtagccattgctattgttgacagtgtagccattgctataggtgacagtgtaaccattactataggtgacagtgtagccattactataggtgacagtgtagccattgctattgttgacagtgtaaccattgctatagttgacagtgtaaccattgctatagttgacagtgtaaccattgctataggtgacagtgtagccattactataggtgacagtgtagccattgctattgttgacagtgtaaccattgctatagttgacagtgtagccattgctattgttgacagtgtaaccattgctatagttgacagtgtagccattgctattgttgacagtgtaaccattgctataggtgacagtgtagccattgctataggtgacagtgtagccattgctatgggtgacagtgtagccattgctattgttgacagtgtaaccattgctatagttgacagtgtagccattgctattgttgacagtgtagccattgctattgttgacagtgtaaccattgctataggtgacagtgtagccattactataggtgacagtgtagccattgctattgttgacagtgtaaccattgctataggtgacagtgtagccattgctattgttgacagtgtagccattactataggtgacagtgtagccattgctattgttgacagtgtaaccattgctatagttgacagtgtaaccattgctataggtgacagtgtagccattgctataggtgacagtgtagccattgctattgttgacagtgtaaccattgctataggtgacagtgtagccattactataggtgacagtgtagccattgctattgttgacagtgtaaccattgctatgggtgacagtgtagccattgctataggtgacagtgtagccattgctataggtgacagtgtaaccattgctataggtgacagtgtagccattgctatagttgacagtgtagccattgctataggtgacagtgtaaccattgctataggtgacagtgtagccattgctataggtgacagtgtagccattgctataggtgacagtgtagccattgctataggtgacagtgtaaccattactataggtgacagtgtagccattgctattgttgacagtgtaaccattgctatatgtgacagtgtaaccattgctataggtgacagtgtagccattgctatatgtgacagtgtaaccattgctatatgtgacagtgtaaccattactataggtgacagtgtagccattgctattgttgacagtgtaaccattgctatatgtgacagtgtaaccattgctataggtgacagtgtagccattgctatatgtgacagtgtaaccattgctataggtgacagtgtaaccattgctataggtgacagtgtagccattgctataggtgacagtgtagccat
Proteins encoded in this region:
- the LOC128231221 gene encoding protein draper-like, yielding MNAILKTSFLFAVLVIVANVQLTIAVALDATCTFDCDCTVANSKCSTTCVCADGYTKESTECKANYGTACTSDPDCITNGKCDLFSNPQVCAIKEGDTCNDGTTDNSAYCVSNAACTGTANTLCACSSGYTVDATTKLCEADTGTTCVSATHCSTGVCDTKISPAKCKIGHGEDCNDGTLDNSASCVTGAACPSYSTTAVQCACEASYTAASTLCGSNIDVACAADTDCIANHVCDTSLVCKKDLGQNCGSNAECVSPATCATTCKVGLGETCAADADCSAGFCDTTVTPNKCLIKATEAGCTTDDHCVENAQCTSSSCACKSGYTKDHASTATYCKGSVGTTCAALTDCDQLTTLICDTALATPVCRKKMADCFADQTNCVANSECDASACSCMTGFTLDGTSFVCGGEISKSCANHGGCDAASNLVCDIGGTSTCKKKAAAACTSGQCITNAACECSVCACSSAATASAIGLCEVQSSATMGAYISAFVLTFCLLVTRI